The stretch of DNA TATAtgaaatatttttagtaaacacAAAATTTTGCAAATTGCCAAGTCATTTTGATCACCCGGTCGATCCAGCGCGGGGCGTTTGCCGCCTCTAGCATTTGACGTGTGTCCCTTGTGGACACCCCACACCGCTCCATCCTTCTCATCCGTATCTCCAGCAGCAGAGACAACAAATGACATGCTATATCTTTTCCAATTTATTCTGGCCCTTCTTCCCCAACTCCCCATGACCTCCTATTGCAATTCGTGGCGTCGTTTCCAGTTACCTCCTGCCCCTTCTCTTCTAGCACAATTATTGTAACTCTGGCAAACCAATGATGCGACCGAAACATAAGATACACAGCTGGTTGCTGCCATCTGACGCCAATGTCAACCTCGCCCGTGGCAtggccgccgccaccacctcaaCCTCCAGCAGCTGCCGACACCATCTCCTTCGCACCACGTGGCTCTATCGCAGAAAAGAAAGCAtggccgccgccaccacctcaaCCTCCTGCAGCTACCTACACCATCTCCTTCGCACCACATGTAGGTGGCTCTATTGCAGAAAAGAAAAACTTACCAACAGAGCCTCCGTTGCAAAAGTTTCCGCAACACGGCCTTTATTTCAAAAGGGTTCTGCAACGCGACCTCTGATGGAAAAGAAAACGGTTTGAATTGCGTTGCAGAGATCGAAAAAAGAAGGAAAGATTGAACAACGCGACCTCTGGACCACACCGGCCGGTCCGACGGGTCCGGTCCACTTCACTCCACCCACCGGCCCACTTCTACAAGCGACGCCCCCTCCGCAAGACTCCAGTCCAACCTCGGAGGTTTGACCTTCCCCTTGCTTCCTCCGCCTCCGGTCCAACTCCAAACCCCcgccccctctcccctccccaTCTCATtctagggtttagggtttaaccGCCGACGCGCCACCATGCGCCACCTCGCCCGCCTCCTCaaccaccgcctcctcctcccctccaccgccaccgcctcctcctccgccgccgcggccttcTCCACCTCCAAGCGCGCCTACCCCAGCCGAGCCaagccgcgcccgccgccgcccagcGAGAGCCCCGCGGAGGACGCGGCCGGAGACGACGGGGACGCGCCCCCGCCGGCCGACCCCGCGGCGTGGCAGAGGGAGAAGGTCCCCAGCGAGCTGCCCCGCCCGCCCACCATTCCCTTCCAGCCAAGTGTCGCCAACGCCGTCCGCCTCGTCGGCACCGTCGGCGCGCCCGTGCAGCTCCAGCGCCTCCCCGACGGCCGCTTCTCCGCCGTCTCCGTGCTCGTGCAGGACCGCCGCACCGACTTCCCCAAGTTCTGGTGCGTGCGATCACCGATTTCCGCTCCTCCTCTGTACTGTACTCGCTGATCGCTTGCTAGTGTTTGGGTTCCAAGAGGGTGGATTAGCACTGCCATGTTTAATTGCGCTGAAATGAAATGAAATGAATTACGGGTAGAACGGAGAAACGACGTTAGAACCAGTATGGGCAGGCTTATATAGATACGAAAGGAACACATGACTTAAGTGAGATATCCCTGCTCTGTTTCAGATATCTCTGTTCTGTTTCAAGTTGAAGTTAGCCCTGCTATCGGATCAAATTAAGTGTCTAGTGGAAGGATTTGTGATTTGACACTGTAAACTCTGACCACTAAATTGAATCCAAAATTGGTAGGGATCACTACATGTTCCAAAATTGCTAGGGATCACTACATTAGTAGCGTTTTATAGTTCCAGTAATTAAAGTCTTTGATAGACAATTTTGTTTTGTCTGGTTTTATGTTGTCGTGTCCTAGAGAACTTATGTGCCTGAGTATCCATCCGTATTTCGAGTGCATCGCTCCATTTTCTCATTGTGGAGTTTGCCACTTTTTTACCTGCAGGATCCCTGTAATATTTCAAGACGACTTGGCACAAATAGCTGCTTCTCACTTGCAAGAAAAGGACCTTGTCTATGTGTCTGGGCAATTAACTGGAGATGTTCCGCCATTCAAACATACTGATGGCCAAGCAAATATTCAGGTATACATCTATTCTATTTACTTTACTGCTGTGTTCTGCTTTCCCCTGTTATATGTAGAAGGTTAAGCATAAAGAAAGGGTAATCTTATTATCCTGCATACCGAGTGTGTGTGGAGCCCAGCAGCCCCCTACCTTTTACATACCTTATTTATTGCTGATAAAATGACAAAATCCTGGGTAATTGTACTACAATCACTTGTGAGAATGAATCACATGATGCTATCAAACGCACCCGACTGAATATGCAATCTGAGCTATGTAAGATTCGGCATTTGGTGAACTGATGCTTATGTTTACTTCATGACATGACTTAGCAGGCCTTTGTTGATCTGATATTCTGTTCCTTGTGACTTTTGAAGATCTCCGCTAATCGAACGAAGTAAAAAAAGTGCTGCTCATTCTGCTGTACTAGTGAAACTTTCTTACTTTTGATTCAAAATTTGGTTCTTCTTTCCTAAAGAAAATTGGCTGCTTGTTTCTCTTGCATCACATTATAGTTTAGTTTCTGAAACTAACTAACTGAATTTGCTATTTATATTCCAGGTTGTAGCACATCTGCTGTCATTTGTTGATAGTAAAGCTGTGGAAACGGATCTCATGGTGGATGAAGAGGAAGGGTTTATGGAGATTGCTGAGGCTGAAAAGAAAGTTGAACAAACCAAACCTGTCTCTAAATATCCAGCATGCACATTTTCAGGTGCTGGTTTGCTGCTCAGCTGTATCCAACCAAGCCCCAGTCTTATAGGCGATAATATTACATTGTTTGTGCTATGCCTGTGAGAAATTTACATTCCattagaaaagaaaagaaagttGCACCCAATGTTTTTGTCCTTAGCTTATCTTTTTTAATTTAAGATATAGTTTAGTTGCAGTAAAATAGTAATCTTTCATGGAGTTCCATGCCTATCAGCAATGGACAAACACTATCTAACAAGGACACCTTTCTGACAGCTTTATTGGCATGTCCATCATTTCGTAACTGTCTGATAGTTCGGATGTTTTCCTGATGATGAAACCTTACAATTTTTCTGCATTAAGTTACAACTTCACTTAATACATGCTGTCTACCGAATTAATAAGTTCAATTAAACTGGAAACCTCTTTATCTATACGCCTATACCTTGGTGTCAAAGTACTGCAGTAAGATATTTCTATGCAAAAGTATTAAAAGCTGATATACCAGAATGAACTATTAAAATGTGCCTTTTTGGGCAGTCATATATGCTGCTTTCAATGGACAACACGGGAGGTTTAGTGCTTACTTAACTACAGTAAACCCTTTTTTTTATTCAGTAGTCCAATCCCAGTTATGTATGAAAATATCCTTGTATTTTTTCTTGATGGTGTTATGTTTTATTCTCAGATTATAAAGCCAAACAGGACAAGTACAGAACGCTCTGGAATGATGTTCTTGCCAATCCACTTAATTGGACTGATAACCGAGCTGAGAAGGCGAATGGATCTGTGAGCATGTTGTTTATACATATGTGTTTACTGCCTTGAAAGTAAGAAGCAAAGCTTGTGAGCCACTAACACTTGCAGCCGTTTTTATTCGAATTGGGCAGAAAAATCCAAAGTATCCTGATTTTAAGAACAAGACAGCAGATGAGGCACTCTGGCTTGACTCAGCACCACATTATGTGCTAGAGAAGTTGGATGGTTTGACCTTTAATAGTGGCTACAATGCAGCTAAAACATATAAGCCTTTTAATTCTAGCATTGGGAAAGGTAAAACTTTAAACATAATATTCTCCCTTTTCGTGTTAATTTTTGATACTAATATTCAGTATAAACAACAGGTACGAATACAGGTTGGAGTAAATTCAAGACAAGCCAAGCTGCCTCTCCTGAGAAACAGAAAAAGGAAGGTAGGTATAAATTTGTTTTTATTTCCTGTGTGTTCATTTTACTTTACCATCAATAGTCAAGTGGCTTGTGGAATACACCTTCCTTATCTCTACTCGTAATCTAAGCTTGTGTACCTGGTAGTTGCACAAGTGGCTTAAATACCATCTTTGTCTGGCTTGTGGATTACATCCCATTATCTCTACTTGCTTCAATATCATCTTTGTCTGTTTGCCTTCCTCTTTTTGCAATGGGATCATTTGTGCCTGAGGATCTACTATCTTTTCTTCTATAAATAATGTTTTTGTGATCTGTCATCTTTAAGTTGTAAATACCCTCATGTATCTCTTGGTTCTTTAACCACACATAGGTTTTCCAAAGTttttttggaggattctaatctgTACAAACTTTTCCTACAAGGCCTGTTTGATTAATAGAATTGCAAGTAATAGGGATATTCCTTGGCATTTATTTGCACTGAATTTCATAGGAAATCTTCATCCAATCCAATCTGTTGGAAATAATCCTAAGTTTTtcctatgcacaatcaaacatcTTTCGACCATGTAGTATTCAAGATGACATGACACTCTAATCATGGGTTTTGGAATTCATGTGAATCAAAGAGGTTATATGGCTTACAATGTCcatgtttcttgatgtgtcttggtcaAACTTTCTACCGAAACCTACATATTCTTCTTTTCGGTAGTTTGTGCTTTACAACCCGTGATCATCTCTTTGCTGATGACTCCCATATTATTGCTTTCAGCGGAATTGTGGCAGAGTCTGGTGGACAGTCCTCAAAGCTGGTGGGACAACCGAGCAGACAAGGTAAGTCTCGGGACATTTCGTCATGATTTATCCATCTTTCCCCCCTTGGCTGGTCCTAATGATTGTTCTGTCTCGTCTGAAATTCAGAGGTCACCTAAAGCCCCCGACTTCAAGCACAAGGACACTGGCGAGGCTCTGTGGTTAAGCCCCAAGACACCAAGTTGGGTTACAGATGCGCTGCCACCGGTGAGAGGAGGTAGCAGAGGCGGAGCTAGAAGACCGGAGACCCTGCTCTCTTGACCTATCTGAGGTGGCCTTGGCTGTGCGTCGGGCGTTGCCTCAGCTATATTCTTTTGCTAAATACTCAGGCTGTCTTCGGTCTGCTAACTTATGCGAGTAAGGTAGAGACCACTTTCAAGATTAAAAAAAATATCTCTGCCTTAACCTCCAGCGCTGTCACTGATGGCCATGTGGCCTTCGTAATGCTATGCCAGGATGTAAATAGCATTTCCACAAAATCGATGATATTTATGCTGCCATGTGGGTTGGGTTGGGTTGGGCCTTTGTAGTGCTTTCAGTTTCAAGGCCGTGCTTGCAGCAACTTTACCTATAGCGGTAAAGTGGGCCTTGGTCGTTTTCCATGAAACTGAAGTGGGCGGTGAGTGGTTCGGCCTCGGAGTTTTGAAGTAGAAGTTTGAACCTGTTTCTCCAGTTATTAAAAAAAACCGTTTCTCTGGTTTACAGCGGGATAGCCGAAAGGAGCAGCAAAAGCCCAAACAAAAACAGCGGAATAGTGGAAAGGAGCTAGTGGAATATTAGACTACCCGGCGAATTGACCTGGTCAGATAGATGTCACATAATTTTTCTCACCTATATACAGGAGATTGAGCAGAAAGGTTATCATTTGGCTTATTAAGGCCCTGTTCGGAATCCCACTTGCTCCACAAAATAGCAGGAGCTGTGGAGCCACGAAACAGCCGCTCCGCATTTTTTCACCGTGACTCCACCCGTGCCAGGAGTGGAGCTATGGAGCGGAGGTAAGCTGAACAGGGGCTGTTGACATTTCTAGGGGCCATTTCATCATCGAGATTTGAAGTTGTATATGGTGAGCTTGTTGACGAGCTTCGAAACAACACGCTGCAGCAAATGGCTGCTGCCATGAGCTTTTCCCACCAAATACACATCGTCATGCTCCTCTGTTACTCGATATGGTCTCAGCACCCGCCTCGTGCTACCGTGTTTTCTTTTAGCTCCAACTTCTCTGATCCAGACTATGACGCCCAAGACTTCAGTTTCCAGGGTGACGCATACTATGACAACCAGTCTCACATGATCCAACTCACAAGAAATGGCCATGGTATAAGCATCAAGAACAGCATGGGACGAGCTTTCCTTGCGACGCCCATGCCGCTGTGGGATGTCACTGGCGAGCTCGCCCGCTTCACAACCTCCTTCACCTTCCAAATCAAGGTAAACAATGCAAACACTGGCGATGGCTTGACATTCTTCCTCGGGCATTATCCTCCGGTGAGCATTCCCAATGTCAAACGCGAGATGGGCAACGGGAACCTCAGCCTCTTCAACACAACCCCCGGCACGGTCGCGGCCGCGATGATGGAGCCGTGGCGGTTGAGTTCGACACATACTTGAACGATGGCTTCGACACGAGTAGCAGTCACATGGGCATTGATGTCAACTCCATCGTCTCACGGGCGTACACCAACGCGACCGTGCCTCGTAGGAACCTAACGTCTGGCCTCCCAATGACTTGCCACATCAGCTACGGCAACGACACAAAAATGCTAGCGACTTTTCTCCAGATCGCCGACACGACATATCGTGTCAACACTAGTCTTGACCTGAGGCAGTTCTTGCCAAGTGTGGTGGCCATTGGCTTCTCGGGTGCCACCGGTGTGGCTGTCGAGCTACACCAAATAATGTCCTGGTCATTCAACTCCACCTTGGACCCGCGGCCTGCACCGAAGAGGCCCCCTTCTACACCAAAGATCCTGCTAGTAGAGGTAATAACTGGACCAGTTATTGGCGTTATAACAATTGTGTGCATCTTTGTTGGCGTCCGTCGATGGCAGCTATGCATGAGAAAGAAGCATTATAGAGCTCTCGCCCAGGGCCTTGGACATATTGGTTATCATAAGTTGGCGCGTGCGTCCAACAAATTTGCAGAGGAAAACAAGCTTGGGGAAAGAGGCTCAGCCTCTGTTTTCGGGGCCAACTGGCAAGTCCAAGTAGACCGGTGGCGATAAAGAGATTCAAGCTGGCAGAATCGGGCGAGGAGAGGAAGGCGTTCGAGGACGAACTCGGGATTGCCAGTCGGTTGAGGTACCGGAACCTTGTCGAATTGATAGGCTGGTGCTACGAGCTATGACGGCCAGAGGAACCTGATTGAATTTATATGTTGATGGCGGGACGAGAGGTACACACGCCTCCTCCTTGTGTATGAGCTTTTGCCACAAGGTAGCCTTGATCAACACCTACACAGGGGAAACAGTTGGTTAGCATGGTCCAAGAGGTACACATTATaggatccggcttgcctgcttCCTCTCCGTGCTCCCATCCGTGCTTCGACTTAATTCTACggttgtttttttttctttttttctcacCCCCCTGATTTTAAAGGGGTGATGCCGGACcttattttgttccaatcaaatcaagccacGTAGACGGGAGCACGGATGTGCACACGACgggggagcaggcaagtctcgtcccACATTATAATTGCATCTTGAGAGCATTTACATCGTTGTGCGCAACTTTGTTTTTTCTTGATACATAATGGATGTATATGCTTTGACAAACAGGTATGAGGTCATCCTCGACCTATAGGCTCTGCGTTGCAATACCTCCATGTAGATTGCGAGCAAGGCCAACAATGTATCGTACACGGTGATATCAAGTCCAGCAACGTGCTTCTTGGGTCTTCACACAATGCCAAGTTAGGTGACTTCGGATTGGCAAGATTTGTTCACCACGAAACTGGGTAAGGGATCACTGATGTCGTGCAAGGCACTTACGGATATATTGACCCTGTGTTCGTGGACACGAGCCAACGGAACAGGAGTCAGACATCTACAACTTCGGCATTGTCCTACTAGAGATGGTCTCTGGAAAGGACCCAACAACGCGCCTCCATGATACGACTCCATTGTCGTCACGGGTAAGAAGTTTGTACTACAACAACACGATCCTTGAGGCCGCAGACGACAGGCTGATAGGCGGCGAGTCTAGTACCGGGCGACAACAGATGGAGCGTGTGCTACTTGTCAGGCTCTTGTGCGTGCACCAGGAACCGAGCAGCCGGCCATCCATCACCCACACCATGGATGCCGTACGACCGGAGGAGCTGACATTGGACATCACTCCCTTGGTGCCGGTGACGATCTCAAAAGTAGCTAGCATGCTGACGATACTTGATCGTCAGAATAACATATGCTTCTTCAGACTTGGTCAGACAGCACGTAGTACCTTATTTTCCCACCTAGGAGATAGCGCAGAAAGGGGTTGCGGCGTTGTCGTTTGGCTTATATCTTTCTGCTTAACGGACACTACCAGAGGTCGTCTTTGCGACATGTACACAGGATTTGCGCACGGCATGACGCTGAGGTCCGAGTCCGATGCCCCGGGCAGCTGGCTGTTGGTTTGCATCGCCAAATATTCGTCGAGATGACGAGTCAATATATAGGTGTGCTTGTTCACGAGCTTCCTTCCAAAGCAAATGGCTGCTGTGAGCTTCTCCCACCGAATACAGATCTTCATCCTCCTCTGCTGCTCGACATGGTCTTCTCTGCATCTGCCTCGTGCTACGGCGCTTTCTTTTAGCTCCAACTTCTCCAATCCCGACTTCGACGCCCAAGACTTCAGTTTCCAGGGCGACGCATACTACGACTCCCAGTCTCAGATGATCCAGCTGACAAGAAACGGCGATGGTACAAGCGTCAATAACAGCGTAGGCCGAGCGTTCCTCGCGACGCCCATGCCGCTGTGGGACACCGTCACCGGCGAGCTCGCCCGCTTCACCACATCCTTCACCTTCCAAATCAAGGTAATCAGTGCAAGCAATGGCGACGGCATGACATTCTTCCTCGGGCATTATCCTCCGACGAGCATTTCCAATAACAACAACTTCGGCGGCGGGAACCTCGGCCTCTTCAACAAAACCGATGGCACGGTCGTCGCGACCGGCGACGACCGAGCCGTGGCGGTTGAGTTTGACACGTTCAAGAACGACGACGTCGACACCAGTGGCAGCCACATGGGCATCGATGTCAATTCCATCGTCTCACGGGCGTACACCAACGCGACCGTGCCAGGCAGGAACCTAACATCCGGCCTCCCGATGACTTGCCAGATCAGCTACGGCAACGACACCAAAATGCTAGCGGCCGTTCTCCAGATCGGCGACGCGACTTACAGTGTCAACACGAGTGTTGACCTGAGGCAGCTCTTGCCCAGCGTGGTGGCCATCGGCTTCTCGGGTGCCACTGGGTCTGCCGTTGAGTTACACCAAATAATGTCCTGGTCATTTAATTCCACCTTGGATCTACCACTTGCACGGAACAACTCCGAGATTCCACCGCCTTCGCCGAAGAGCTCTGAGATTCCGCCGCCTTCGCCGAAGAGCTCCAAGGTTCCGCCGAACCTGCGGAAGCTGCTAATAGAGGTAACTGGACCAGTTATTGGAGTTATTGCAATCGTGTGCATCTTTGTTGGCGTCCATCGATGGCAGCTATGCATGAGGAAGAAGCAATGCAGAGCACTCGCCAGGGGCCTTGGACATATTGATTATCATAAGCTGGCGCGTGCGACCAACAATTTCTCCAATGAAACCAGGCTCGGGCAAGGAGGTTCCGCCTTTGTTTATAGGGGACAACTCACAAGCCCAAGCAGACCGGTGGCTATAAAGAGATTCAAAACGGCGGCATCCGGGCAGGGGATGCAGGCGTTCGAGGACGAACTCAGGGTCGCCAGTCGCCTGAGGCACCGGAACCTGGTCGAACTGATAGGTTGGTGCTACGACGACAAGAGGAACCCAATTGAGTTTGTATGCTGGTGGCGGGACGACAAGCACGCACGTCTCTTTCTTGTGTATGAGTTCCTGCCACAAGGTAGCCTTGATCAACACCTACATGGGGGCAACAGTTGGCTACCATGGGACAAGAGGTATGTAGTTCTGTCTCCATCGATGCAACTTAATTTCTTTTTGATGTAATGGTAACATGATTTGACAAACAGGTACGAGATCATCCTCGATCTAGGTTCTGCACTGCAATACCTCCATGTAGATTGCGAGCAACACCAACAATGTATCGTACATGGTGATATCAAGTCGAGCAATGTGCTGCTTGACACTTCGTACGGTGCGAAGTTAGGTGACTTCGGATTGGCAAGATTTGTTCACCACGAAACCGGATCACAGACCACAGATATCGTGCAAGGCACTTATGGGTACATAGACCCTGTGTTCATCGACACGAGCCAGCGGAATATGCAGTCAGACATCTATAGTTTCGGCATTGTCCTATTAGAGATGATCTCTGGAAGGGACCCAACGGCGTGTCTCCCTGATAAGCCTCCACTCTCGTCATGGGTAAGGAGTTTGTACCACGGTAATGCGATCCTGGAGGCGGCAGATGGCAGGCTGATAGGCAGCGAGTCCACTGCTGGGCGACAACAGATGGAGCGTGCACTACTTGTCGGGCTCTTGTGTGTGCACCGAGACCCGAGCAGCCGTCCGTCTATCACCGACACCATGGATGCCCTGCGATCAGATGAGATGAAATTGGACATCACTCCCTTGGCTCCATCGAGGACGCTCTCATTGCCATAGCCTTTGTAGTTCAGGCTTCTAGTCTGAAAAATTCAAAAAGAAATATCATACATGCATTCAAGGGTTACATAATGAGTCGGGATATATTGAGAATAACAATAATGTACTAGAAAGCTGGATGTGTACATCAACTGATG from Triticum urartu cultivar G1812 chromosome 3, Tu2.1, whole genome shotgun sequence encodes:
- the LOC125546061 gene encoding protein OSB2, chloroplastic-like, which codes for MRHLARLLNHRLLLPSTATASSSAAAAFSTSKRAYPSRAKPRPPPPSESPAEDAAGDDGDAPPPADPAAWQREKVPSELPRPPTIPFQPSVANAVRLVGTVGAPVQLQRLPDGRFSAVSVLVQDRRTDFPKFWIPVIFQDDLAQIAASHLQEKDLVYVSGQLTGDVPPFKHTDGQANIQVVAHLLSFVDSKAVETDLMVDEEEGFMEIAEAEKKVEQTKPVSKYPACTFSDYKAKQDKYRTLWNDVLANPLNWTDNRAEKANGSKNPKYPDFKNKTADEALWLDSAPHYVLEKLDGLTFNSGYNAAKTYKPFNSSIGKGTNTGWSKFKTSQAASPEKQKKEAELWQSLVDSPQSWWDNRADKRSPKAPDFKHKDTGEALWLSPKTPSWVTDALPPVRGGSRGGARRPETLLS
- the LOC125547242 gene encoding L-type lectin-domain containing receptor kinase IX.1-like encodes the protein MAAVSFSHRIQIFILLCCSTWSSLHLPRATALSFSSNFSNPDFDAQDFSFQGDAYYDSQSQMIQLTRNGDGTSVNNSVGRAFLATPMPLWDTVTGELARFTTSFTFQIKVISASNGDGMTFFLGHYPPTSISNNNNFGGGNLGLFNKTDGTVVATGDDRAVAVEFDTFKNDDVDTSGSHMGIDVNSIVSRAYTNATVPGRNLTSGLPMTCQISYGNDTKMLAAVLQIGDATYSVNTSVDLRQLLPSVVAIGFSGATGSAVELHQIMSWSFNSTLDLPLARNNSEIPPPSPKSSEIPPPSPKSSKVPPNLRKLLIEVTGPVIGVIAIVCIFVGVHRWQLCMRKKQCRALARGLGHIDYHKLARATNNFSNETRLGQGGSAFVYRGQLTSPSRPVAIKRFKTAASGQGMQAFEDELRVASRLRHRNLVELIGWCYDDKRNPIEFVCWWRDDKHARLFLVYEFLPQGSLDQHLHGGNSWLPWDKRYEIILDLGSALQYLHVDCEQHQQCIVHGDIKSSNVLLDTSYGAKLGDFGLARFVHHETGSQTTDIVQGTYGYIDPVFIDTSQRNMQSDIYSFGIVLLEMISGRDPTACLPDKPPLSSWVRSLYHGNAILEAADGRLIGSESTAGRQQMERALLVGLLCVHRDPSSRPSITDTMDALRSDEMKLDITPLAPSRTLSLP